The Gammaproteobacteria bacterium DNA window TCCCGCCGAACATCAATCCGCAGCTCAAGAACGTCGCGGCGGTGTCGCTGCATGCCGACATGCCACCCTTTGCAAAGCCGGGGCAGAAGATTGACATCACGGTCTCATCCATCGGTAACGCCAAAAGCCTGCGCGGCGGCAGCCTGCTGATGTCGCCGTTGCGCGGCGCCGACGGCAATGTCTACGCGATTGCGCAGGGCAATCTGGTGGTCGGCGGATTCGGTGCCGAAAGCGACGACGGTTCCAAGATCACCGTGAACGTGCCGAGCGCCGGCCGCATCCCCAACGGCGCGACCGTGGAGCGCAGTGTGCCGAACTCGTTTGACAATGGTGACGTGCTGACACTCAATCTGCATACCGCCGACTTTACGACGGCGAATCACCTGGCCAGCGCCATCAACAAGGCGCTCGGCAATGGTGTTGCGGAGGCGGTGGACGGCGCCTCGATCACGGTCAACGCACCCGCGGAGCAATCTCATCGCGTGAGTTTTGTATCGCTGCTGGAGAATCTCACGCTGGAACCGGGCGATGCGCCGGCCAGGGTCATTATCAATTCCCGTACCGGCACCGTGGTGATTGGACAACATGTGACGGTTACGCCTGCCGCGGTGGCGCACGGTAGTTTGACGGTGACCATTGCATCGAAGCCCATCGTCAGCCAGCCCGCGCCCCTCTCCGGTGGACAGACCGTGGTGGTGCCGAACGCCGACATCGAGGCTAAACAAGAAAGCAACCGCATGTTCTTGTTCAATCCGGGCGTATCGCTGGATCAGATTGTGCGCGCCGTCAACCAGGTGGGCGCCGCGCCGGGTGATCTGGTGGCGATTCTTGAGGCGCTGAAAGAGGCAGGTGCTTTGCGTGCTGAGCTAATAGTAATTTAATGAGC harbors:
- a CDS encoding flagellar basal body P-ring protein FlgI encodes the protein MLKSVFKNVLLRSRERTIHVVIFSLFPLLFSLPSNAERIKDLATVAGVRSNQLVGYGLVVGLNGTGDQTSQTPFTVQSLKSMLSQFGVSIPPNINPQLKNVAAVSLHADMPPFAKPGQKIDITVSSIGNAKSLRGGSLLMSPLRGADGNVYAIAQGNLVVGGFGAESDDGSKITVNVPSAGRIPNGATVERSVPNSFDNGDVLTLNLHTADFTTANHLASAINKALGNGVAEAVDGASITVNAPAEQSHRVSFVSLLENLTLEPGDAPARVIINSRTGTVVIGQHVTVTPAAVAHGSLTVTIASKPIVSQPAPLSGGQTVVVPNADIEAKQESNRMFLFNPGVSLDQIVRAVNQVGAAPGDLVAILEALKEAGALRAELIVI